GGGTCGAGACCCTCGGGCGGGTCGGCGAGCAGGTGCCACGCCCCGCCGTGGCGCACCTTGTAGGTGAACAGGTCGTCGTCACCGCAGCCGAACACCGGCGAGCGCAGCGCGGTGACCAGCGCGAGCTGGTCGGTGGGGTCAGCGACCGCCCGCAGGGTCGCCATGAGCTCGCGCACCTCGCGGGTGGCGTACACCAGTGAGCTGGCCTCGGCGCGGTAGGGGATGCCCCGGGCGTCCAGCGCCTGCTCGAGCTCGGCCAGCGACGTGCGCGCCGGCAGCAGGATCGTGATGTCGCCGAGGGTGGCGTCGCGCCAGCGTTCGGTGCCGTCGGGGCCGCGCTCGCTGACCTGCCAGCCCAGCGCCGCCACGACCGCGCCCGCCACGTCGGCGGCCTCGTGCTCGCGCAGCCCGTCGGCCCTGAGGTCGGGGTCGGTGTGCACGGCTGCACCCAACACGGCGACGGGCGGTCCGACCGGCGAATCGGTGCGCGCCGGGGCGGCGTCCAGCGGCTGGTAGGCCGGCTGCGAGCCCGTCGAGGGCTCGATCAGCTGGCCGAACACGTGGTTGACCCAGCCGATCACGGCAGGGCTGGCCCGGAAGTTCGTCGTGAGCGCGACCGGGTCGCCGAACACGCCCCGGGCCGCCAGGAACAGGTCGATGTCGGCGCGGCGGAAACGGTAGATGGACTGCTTGGGGTCACCGACGAAGAACAGCCGCCCGGCCTCCACAGCGATGTCGGGCCAGGCCTTGGCGGCCGCGTCGGGGTCGGCGGAGGCGATCAGCACCGCGAGGTCGATCTGGATGGGGTCGGTGTCCTGGAACTCGTCGAGCAGCAGGCGCTGGTAGCGCCCGCGCAGCCGGTCGCGCACCGTGACGCCGTGGGGGCCGCGCAGCACGTCGCGGGCGAGCACGAGCAGGTCGTGGAACGCCAGGCGCCCGCCGGTGCGCCGGCGCGCCGCCGCCTCGAGGGTGAACCCCGCGACCTCCACGGCGATGCGGCGCAGGCAGGCCAGCGCGACGCTGTCGGCGAGCTGTTGGCGGGCCTCGCCGAGCGCGGTCAGGCCCGCGGCGATCGAGGCCTTGTCGAGCCAGTTGCCCTTCCTGCCATGGCCGAACTTGAGGGTCGGCTTACCCTGCTTGAGCAGGCGCAGGGCCTCGAACTCGTCGGGCGCCGCGCGCAGCTGCTCGAGGTAGGGCGCGACCTGGTCGGTGAGGTAGGCGCAGAGCAGGTCGTCGCTGTCGGCGCACTCGTCGCGGCGGGCGAGCAGCGCCTCGATGCCCTCGACGAGCTCGTCGGTGACCACCGCGGGCGGTTCGCTCGCCCCCCAGGGGATCCGCCGTGGGTCGGCGACGAGGTCCCAGTTGGCCTCGAACTGCGCGGCGAGATGGCGGATGTCGACCAGGCGGACGTCCGCGGCGAAGGCCAGCAGCAGACAGCGCCGCAGGGCGGGTTCGGCGAGCAGCGCGTCGCGGAAGCTGCGCCAGCGATCCTCGAACTCGATGTCGGAGGCGACCTCGTCGAGCACCGCCACGTTCGGCGGCAGGCCCGCCTCGATGGGGTTCTCCGAAAGGATGCGCTGGGCGAAGGCGTGCAGCGTGCTGATGGCGGCCGCGTCGACCTGGTCCAGCGCCGTCTGCAGACGGGCGCGTGCCGGCGTGCCGTCGGCGGCGGCGTCGCGTTGTTCCTCCAGGGTGCGGCGGATGCGGTCACGCAGCTCGGCGGCGGCCTTCTCGGTGAAGGTGATCGCGGCGATGTGGCGCATCTCGGTGCCGTCGTGCACGAGCGCGACGACCCGCTCGACGAGTGAGCGGGTCTTGCCCGACCCGGCGCCGGCCTCGACGAACAACGTCTCGTCGAGCGCGGTGGCGATGCGGGCGCGGGCCGCCTGGTCGGACAGCGCCGGCGTCATGACGTTGCCATCGGGGTGTCGGGGTCGGCGTCGGCGGTGAGCACGGCCGGTTCCATGTAGGCGACGTAGTCGCGCAGCTCGGCGGCGAGCCGGACGCGCTCCCAGTCGCGGTAGCGCTCGGCGGTGCCGAGGTCGTCGGGGTCGCAGAAGCGGCACTCGGTGAACATGGACCAGCCGGGCTCGGGCGGGCGCATCGGGAAGCGGCCCGCGGCGATGCCGTCGGCGGCGACGGTGAGCGCACGCTGCAAGCTGGCCACGACCGCGTCGGTGAGCGGGTAGCCGATGCGCTTGAACTCGCCCCGCGTGGAGGTGAACCAGTACTCGCTGCGCACGCCCGCGGCCTGCTGCGTGTCGCGCACCGCCAGGCCGTAGATCGCCAGCTGGAGCTTGTCGCCGTCGCCGAGGGGGTTGTCCTCGCCGAGACCTCGGTAGGAGTAGGTGCTGCCAGTCTTGTAGTCGGCCACGACCAGGCTCCCGTCGGCGCAGCGGTCGAGGCGGTCGATGCGCCCCCGCACCCGCACCGAGCGGCCGTCGCCGAGGTCGATGGCCACGGCGGGGGCGGGCTGGCCGGGGATGCCGAATGCCCACTCGGCGGCCAGCGGCACGAGGCCGAGCTCGCGGCGGCGGGTGTCGTCGGCGTCGACGAAGCGTTCGAGGTCGGCAACGATGCGCGGGCGGTCGCGGCGCCACAGCAGCGCGTAGCCGGTCACGCCGCGCTGCTCCGCGGCGTCGCACGCCTGCTCGGCGAGCTCGCGCATGCGCGCGCGGGCCTCCGGCGGCCACGGCTGGGCCGGCGGGGGCGGGCCGGCGGCGAGCTGCTCGTCGAGCCAGCGTTCGAGCACGTCGTGGATCAGCGACCCCTTCTCCATGGGGTCGATCTCGAGCAGCTCCTCGGGGTACTCGACCGGCTGCACCCGCAGGACGTACTGCAGCAGCTAGGCGTGCGGGCAGGCGAGCCACGTCTCGAGCTGCGAGGCCGACACTACCCGGTCGGGATCGGCGGGCGAGGTGATCTCGGCGCCGAGGGCGGCGAGGTTGCCGTCGAAGCGGGTGAAGGCCCGCCGGCCCCTGGTCAGCGCGAGGTCCACGCCTGCGGCCAGGCCCGCGTCGCCGGCGACCAGCGGGTGGGCGGGCAGCTCGCGGCGGACGCCGACGTCAGCCAGCGCCCGCAGGCCGTACTCCTGGCGGGTCGCGGGGAACCCCACGGTGCGCACCCGCTGGGCGAACGACGCGACGGTGGTGAGCCAGCCGGCGGTCGACGGCAGCGACCGTCCGGCGGGGATCCCGGTTGCGAGCGCCGCTGCGGCGTCGAGCAGTCAGCGCGACGGCGCCCGTTCGATGCTGCGCCGCAGGTCACCGCGCGGGTAGACGAGCACCCGGTGGCTGCGGCCGGCGGACAGCGCGGCGAGCATGTGGCGGTGCTCCACGCCGATGTGCGCGGTGCGCAACCGCAGCTCGTCGCCGACGGCGGGACGCTCGGCGTCGGGCAGCAACGAGTCCTCCCGCGCACGGGTCGGCAGCACCCCCTCGGCCAGGCCCAGCACGACGACCAGGTCGAGGTCGACGCCGAGCGCCGCCGACACCGTCCCTGCGAGCACCCCCCGGCCGAACGCACCGACCCTTCCGAGGTCGGCGTCGAGCTCGAGGCGCAGCGTGCGGTGAAACACGTCGAGGTCGGTGGCCTGCTCGACCGCGTCCAGGCCGGCCAGCCGGTCAAGCGCCCCCTCGACCTTGTCCGCGGCGGCGCGCTCGACCTCGGGCCAGCGCCCCCGGGCCTGGTCACCCCCCAGGTAGCGCCGGACGGTGGCCTGGCACCATTCGGCGAGCTCGCGCCACGTCGACAGGCGTTGCGCAGCAGTCAACCGGTCGCACAGCTCGTCGACGAACGCGCGGAGCCCGTCCGCACGGTCGGCGTCGCGGCGGTTGCGCTCGATCAGCCACGTCCGTGGCTCGTCGGCGGCCTCCTCGACGTCGGCGCGCTGGCGCAGGTCCGCGGCGAACCACGCGAGCTTGTCCGCCCATTGGTCCCGGCCGCGGACGATGCCGGCCTGGCGGCTGATGCGCTCCCACGGCCCGGCGGTCACCCACCGCCCGTCGGTGTCGCGCACCGGGGCCTGCGCGATCAGCCCCATGACGCTCGGCCGCGCATAGTCGGCGTCGGCCAGCGCCAGCAGGTCCAGCAGCCAGCGGCCGAGCATCCGGTCCGCCAGCGGGCGCACCGCCCGGCCGTTGAACGCCACGCCGGCGGCGTCGAGCTGCTCGGCGACCAGGCG
This Egibacteraceae bacterium DNA region includes the following protein-coding sequences:
- a CDS encoding PD-(D/E)XK nuclease family protein, with protein sequence MLQYVLRVQPVEYPEELLEIDPMEKGSLIHDVLERWLDEQLAAGPPPPAQPWPPEARARMRELAEQACDAAEQRGVTGYALLWRRDRPRIVADLERFVDADDTRRRELGLVPLAAEWAFGIPGQPAPAVAIDLGDGRSVRVRGRIDRLDRCADGSLVVADYKTGSTYSYRGLGEDNPLGDGDKLQLAIYGLAVRDTQQAAGVRSEYWFTSTRGEFKRIGYPLTDAVVASLQRALTVAADGIAAGRFPMRPPEPGWSMFTECRFCDPDDLGTAERYRDWERVRLAAELRDYVAYMEPAVLTADADPDTPMATS
- a CDS encoding UvrD-helicase domain-containing protein: MTPALSDQAARARIATALDETLFVEAGAGSGKTRSLVERVVALVHDGTEMRHIAAITFTEKAAAELRDRIRRTLEEQRDAAADGTPARARLQTALDQVDAAAISTLHAFAQRILSENPIEAGLPPNVAVLDEVASDIEFEDRWRSFRDALLAEPALRRCLLLAFAADVRLVDIRHLAAQFEANWDLVADPRRIPWGASEPPAVVTDELVEGIEALLARRDECADSDDLLCAYLTDQVAPYLEQLRAAPDEFEALRLLKQGKPTLKFGHGRKGNWLDKASIAAGLTALGEARQQLADSVALACLRRIAVEVAGFTLEAAARRRTGGRLAFHDLLVLARDVLRGPHGVTVRDRLRGRYQRLLLDEFQDTDPIQIDLAVLIASADPDAAAKAWPDIAVEAGRLFFVGDPKQSIYRFRRADIDLFLAARGVFGDPVALTTNFRASPAVIGWVNHVFGQLIEPSTGSQPAYQPLDAAPARTDSPVGPPVAVLGAAVHTDPDLRADGLREHEAADVAGAVVAALGWQVSERGPDGTERWRDATLGDITILLPARTSLAELEQALDARGIPYRAEASSLVYATREVRELMATLRAVADPTDQLALVTALRSPVFGCGDDDLFTYKVRHGGAWHLLADPPEGLDPAHPVGAAMRYLKGLHAELAWLAPAELADRVARDRRLFELGYAAGRPREVWRRLRFVIDQARAWSEAEGGTLREYLEWARLQASESARVAETILPETDDDSVRIMTIHAAKGLQFAITIVSGMTTASRGHRSRVEVAFPPRRAGGPQGRHRSGHPGVRGVQADRRADGLPRAAAPALRRVHPRQGSPGRIAAPQAAQEATGRAAQLHQRRARRRGVRGPRPARGRH